One part of the Enterococcus sp. DIV1094 genome encodes these proteins:
- a CDS encoding aldehyde dehydrogenase: MINQLLREQQHFFATGQTKSIDFRLAQLAKLKHGMKEIEIELTQALYKDLRKPAHEAYVTEIGVVYQSISMMIKKLKKFAKRQPVHTPIYMWGKSYLDYEPYGQVLIIAPFNYPFHLAIEPLIGAIAAGNTVILKPSELAPNVSNVLTKLIRSIFPKEYITTVEGGVDVTTELLAQRFDYIFFTGSVPVGKIVMQAAAKHLTPVTLELGGKSPVVVDDTANLKLAAKRIIWGKLQNNGQTCIAPDYVLVSHKRKEALIKEMTAAIKEFYGADIRNNTDYGRIINDRHFVRLHKLLEADQSFVIAGGETNRADLFIEPTLLDLPSHEAVSMQEEIFGPILPILSFDTINDAIAQIKQYEKPLALYLFTTSTMNKEKIMSEISSGNVTVNDVLKHVANHHLPFGGVGESGIGSYHGKYSFLTFSHKKGVYENRAKFNVPGLFPPYNERTLKLLKRILK, encoded by the coding sequence GTGATCAATCAACTTTTAAGAGAGCAACAACACTTTTTCGCAACTGGGCAAACAAAATCGATCGACTTTCGCTTGGCGCAATTAGCGAAACTGAAACACGGAATGAAAGAAATCGAGATTGAATTAACGCAAGCATTGTACAAAGATTTACGAAAACCAGCACATGAAGCATACGTAACTGAAATTGGTGTCGTCTATCAAAGTATTTCTATGATGATCAAAAAATTAAAGAAATTCGCCAAACGTCAACCCGTTCATACACCGATCTATATGTGGGGGAAAAGCTATCTGGATTATGAGCCTTACGGACAAGTCTTGATCATCGCTCCTTTCAATTACCCTTTTCATTTAGCGATTGAGCCACTGATTGGGGCAATCGCTGCGGGAAATACGGTAATTTTGAAACCAAGTGAATTAGCGCCTAATGTGTCCAACGTTTTGACAAAACTGATCCGCTCCATTTTCCCCAAAGAATACATTACCACTGTTGAGGGTGGTGTGGATGTAACGACTGAATTACTTGCGCAACGCTTCGACTATATTTTCTTCACTGGTAGCGTACCTGTTGGGAAAATCGTGATGCAAGCAGCCGCCAAACACTTGACTCCTGTCACTTTAGAATTAGGTGGAAAAAGTCCGGTGGTCGTGGATGATACCGCGAATCTGAAATTAGCAGCCAAGCGTATCATTTGGGGGAAATTGCAGAACAACGGACAAACTTGTATTGCACCAGATTATGTTTTAGTGTCCCATAAACGAAAAGAGGCATTGATCAAAGAAATGACGGCCGCTATCAAAGAGTTTTATGGTGCTGATATCAGAAATAATACCGATTATGGTCGAATCATCAATGATCGGCATTTTGTGCGACTACACAAGTTGTTGGAAGCAGATCAGTCATTCGTTATCGCTGGTGGTGAAACGAATCGGGCGGACTTATTCATTGAACCGACTTTACTAGATCTTCCTTCTCATGAAGCAGTAAGCATGCAAGAAGAGATCTTTGGTCCGATTTTGCCCATCTTGTCATTCGATACCATCAACGATGCGATCGCCCAAATCAAACAGTATGAAAAACCTTTAGCGCTATATCTTTTTACAACTTCTACCATGAATAAAGAGAAAATCATGTCTGAAATTTCCTCAGGGAATGTCACTGTCAATGATGTTCTCAAGCATGTTGCCAACCATCATTTACCTTTCGGTGGAGTGGGGGAATCTGGTATTGGTAGTTATCATGGCAAGTATAGTTTCTTGACCTTCTCTCATAAAAAAGGAGTATATGAGAATAGAGCAAAATTCAATGTTCCTGGATTATTTCCGCCTTATAATGAGCGGACATTAAAATTACTGAAACGAATACTTAAATAG